GCATGTTGAAGAGATATGGCATGAGGCAGCCACAGTAAGTCACAGTGGCCTCTGCTACATCGCCTGCATTATCCAGACAGGCTATCCCAACACAGTACAGGGGCACGAAGATCTGTGTTTTCAAACTTCTGCACCAAAGGTCACCTGCTTCAACAGTCACGTGTCCCACATGGAATAGATTCAATTTGGCCAaaatatgggggtgggggggcatttTAAAACACTGGTATCTCTGTTAACTATTAGTTTAGaacttttatttatctatctatcttttaaaGATTAAACTTTGAAGTCAGAAGGTTAAAACTGACAGCAGTATAAACTTAGATAGTACAGAACTAATCTGTACTTTGCAGATTAGTTCAGGGTACTAGTCAGGGCCAGAACAAGCATCCCGTCTCACCACAATGGAGAAAACCCTGAGCATGTGTTCTGCTGGCTCACCGTAGCCACACCAGTCTTCTGCTTGGTTCTCATCTTCTCTTTTCTGGACAACTGGACTAGGTTCCTGTCCCAGCTCTTGCCCACAGCCGAAGGGTCAGGTTTTGCAAGTCCTAGGAGACAAATAATGAGCAAATTCATGGTTTCCTTGGGAAGCTCAGTAACCGTCCTCAGACCAGAGAAAGCGTATTATTGAGTCACACATACACCTTATCATTGAACCTACAGGTCAGTTAAATGAAAAGCCTGAGCTCTgggatattttttaaagtgtaaacTTGAATACTAAGTATCCAAGCACCTGGTTTAACCTAAATATGGCCTAGCAACCTTGATGTTACCCTTCCTTTAAAACTAACAGGTAGACAGGTATTTTAACAAGTACTAGAAAGGGTTTTGATTAAATAGTAACTTTACTGTGGGAAGACAGTTTAAGGCAAGTTTGTGTCACTTTCCCTTAATTGACACAAACTGCAGCTCTATTGACTGAATACCCAAAGACCCCATCGTACATGAAGACCAAGAACTACAGTTAACTTTAGCAAGTATTTATTCACAGGTGTGCCTGCTGGCTTTTATCCCTTAGGCAGCAAGCACATGGTAACTAAAGAATTAAGTTGTTTCccaggtgggagtgggggaaagACCTAGACTTTGAACATAAGATAGACACAAACTCCTTGTTTATAAATGTGTTGTTATATTGCTGAACTCACTGGTCCTCTAGAATTGGTAATAAAAAGTGAGTggcaatataaaattaaatgtaattgtTTTCAGCTGCAAAGGAGCAACACCAGGAACCTTGAAAAGTGCCTTGGAAACCAACAGAGAACAGAACCATCTTCATGCCCATTTCCTGTGGACAGAGATTTATTTTTGCATTCTTCCATAATCCCTTTGCATTTTCTATGTTGCTGACAGTTTACAAATATATTCAGCAAATCAGTGTTTCTGTCAGTGAGATTTGCCACTCTTAGATTATACGAACAGAGAACACTCCACATTTGATGTTTAATGCTATAAATTGAGGTATTTCCCTTTTAAGATTAGGTGGAACCACAAGgggtatttctttaaaaatataggcAGAACATTAAATTGTATTTTCATAGTATACAGTATGATTTGACATTTTGTATTACTTCTACAATTAAACTCCCAAAGTATAGTTTGGAACTGcatgaaaaattttaatgaaaaccaaaaaaacctcacTTGTGTTGAAGACAGTGGCATATCAATCTGCAGGTATGTCCAGGCCAGTCCCATTTGTCCTCTGTAAAAGTACATTCCAGGTATTGTACAAAATGTAAATACTGTGAATAAGtacaaggaaataaatgaagtGTTTGGTATAATGAACAGTTTTCAGTGACTCTTCTATACAATGTCATTGCttagtgtgtatgtgcgtgtgcgtgtatgcatatatgatatgcatatatatatgtatgttaaatGACACAAATCCCTGATTACTTGGTGTCATTTAGTCATCAATACTCCAAATATGTTCATACTCACCATTTCCTACATGATTGTAAGAGAATGTCAAGCTAAGAACCCTATGAGCGATCCAAATTTTAATGGCTGTATTTTGAATAAATGTAACTAAAGTTAAAAAGGTAAATTTCTGTTCATGAGCTCTTATAAACACATGGTGCTGTTTGAGACAGCCATAGAACAAAGTTGCCACCAGAATACCACATTCCAAAGACCTGCATCTAAGATATATGTGTAAAAACTCAAGCAAACAACAGGATTTTAAAACGTGAAAGAGAAATTTGAGATCCTGAAGCAACTACTGAACTAGAATGGAGAGCTTTTGACTTATCTACTTCTTTATTGTAGTTTACTACTTGCCCTTTGCCTTCCTAGTTTTTAACTTTGTGAAAACTATGACCAAAACCCCAGGAGGGACAGAAAAAGTCAACTGGTGaagtgtctgtctctgtcaggACATCATGGCCTTTCTGTGAGAAGAGGGTATTGGGATGGTTGCTTTCCTCCAGAGGGTCAGCTGTTTCATCTTCCTCCTTAGAGAGTGGGCTCTGGCCAAGCAGGTCAACTTCCCAGGTCTCTGTGCTTCCTTTCAAATATGGATGGATGCCTTTTCAAACTAGAAGTCCTCCAGGATTGGAGGTCACCAGCTGTGACCAGTTAAAGCTAAAATAGTTATCACCTACTCAGCTAGGAAGCCAGCGGGGAGCACCAGTTACATGAAGAAGGCTCAGAGAAGGGTAGTTCTTGGAGTCTcttaattaaacacacatcacCAATTGTCCCAgcaatgtgtttatatttttcatcattttacttTCTAATATTGAGAATACACAAACTTAACATCAGACCAAATAAAAAGGCACATGGAGGCAAtgttttagctatttttttttttcatttgtcaatAAAAAAGGAGGCAGACACCAGATTTCTATTTCAGTTGTATTTGTTAACTTCCCAGTTTAACTCACATTCTCTTCTGACATATAGccatatgaatttgaggtcaCTTTCTGAAAATGCTCTAAAATTACTTATGCTTGCCTGTTAACTTTTTAAATGCTGATGAAAGAACACTACAAACATACCACTGTTGAGGTAAAATAGGAACAAAGCTCAAAAACCAAGTAAGAGTAGAAATGCTCATTTTATCAGTCTGTTGCTCCCATctccactgtgtagcccaagatggcctgctggaattgcaggcctgCATTATCACAACTAGCTTCTcctctttcaaatatttaaatgcccTCAGTGTCTGAGTTTAAACTTTTCCAATGTTAAATGGAAGGCTGATATGGATGAGTTATTGTCACAAGAGTCTAGGACAGAGGTATAAGGCAAGCAAATGGTACCACTGGGTGCTGCCCATGCACATACTCTAGTTAGACCAGACTACTCAGGCTGGCTGAGCTCAGAGGCTGATCTGGACCTTGTAGGTCATTCTTACTTTATTGGGTTCTATTTTGTTCCATATTTGCTTGTTCCACTATTTTGTAATTAGGACAAGGTGAGAGGTTCAATTAGTCTAAGAATGCTTAGCCACACCTCAAATTGTCTTACTCAAATACTTTTATCCTTCTGAACATATACCTAATTTCCACCTAcagttattttaaagatatacagTAAATCAGCTGAAAAGACAGGTGGGGCACGGGGCTAAGGACTGCCACCACCCTTGGGCATGGCTCTGGTGAGTGAGTTGCTCAATGGTGGTGGGCAGGACCATCTAGTGAGTCTTCTCCAGGAAGGCCTTGCAGCACCTGAGGCATTGCTGGTACACCACTTCGAAGTCAGAATCATTGCCCTGCAaggacataaaaagaaaaaccaacaatgGTTTATGATAACAATGTCCTCAGAAGACCCACTCCTGTCATTTAATTCTACAGAATAATATTTCCTGCCCATCTTAACAGTGGCCCCAAACCTGAAATGTACTTACATAATAGGGATCTTCAATAATGAGTTGTTTCTGTGGATCATAGCTCCCAAGTAACTCAATTTTAGCTTTGCAGTTTTTAACTTGATTACTTCTTCTATTCAAAtctctgtaaaatcaaaacatgAACTTAGATTTCTGATCTAAGGTTTTAAGTTAAACAGGGACATCTGCTCAGGGTTTATGAAATGTCCTATCAAAATACAACCGTGCAACCTGATTTGAAATGAAACAGAATACTCTCAAGACCTGTGGGACTCCTGCAGCTATATGCCACAGTGCACTGATTCTGATACCCAAATGTACATCTTTAAGTCACACAATTATTAGGTTTTCCTTTGATTTTGAAATGGATTTTGATACAATAAAAATGGTATCATTTCAGACACATAAAATGCCAGGAGagaagtgaaaaaacaaaacatgtatacCGCATCCCAAGACAAAGGGACAGTATGAACAATGTGCGGGTCCAGTGAAGACTGAGTGCAAGGACAGGTGAGTGAGGCAAGTGTGGTTGGGACAAATGAGTTCAATGGAAGGCACGAAGGCCAAGGTGGAAACAGCTATGGCTTTAGGCCCTTCTACACCCAGCCATCTGTCTCATGAACTTAGGGGAGTAACTTAAGTCTACAGTTCCTCAATTTCTTCCTTGGTAATAAAGTAAATTTACTAATGAGTGGTGTGGACCTGCAGACCACATCAGCATTACAGAGCAACCATTGCTACTTAACATCTAAGCCCATCAGTGTTAATCAGCCAAAAGTGTAAACCCAGTAAAGTCTCTATCGTATCAGACTTACTCTAGAGTGCTGCATTTTTAAGGAAATAAGACACTAGATACTCAGAATCAATGCAAATCAATACATCACCTCTAAACCTATAGCCCCAAACCAGCTGGTCTTCATGTCCATTCATTGCACTAGCTGGACTTTCTCTTTTGGAAGACACATCTCTGTAAACAGATCTCTGAGACAACCATACCTCACCCTCTGATATTCCTGCCATCCTGAATAATCTGTAAATTATAACCAACCTTGTACATTAAAAACTGTAAGATAACAGGAAGTCATTCCGTACAATCACTTGCTAGGCCTATGACATACTGAGAGGGCAGGGATACTATGATTCCCTCATAAAGCAGGCATGGggcacttgcctgtaatctcagcactcaggaggcagaggcagttgtgagttccagaacagatgagctatacagggaaaccctgtcttaaaaaagcaaTTGTACATAATGATTACCTCAGATTGCTTTCATCCATACATAGTATATAATCGAAAGTGGCAAAGTCTTCTTTTGTAATCTACAATTAAGGAGTCAAAACACAgtgattatatacatataaaacagtaGTTGGAAAAAAGACATGTTAACTCATTAACTAAATTACATGTTCAGTcattaagtaaaattttaacaaaataagcaatttagggtattttttaagtatttccaAAACTATATTGCAAAATAATTTTGTGCAAGGTTCTTTGAAAtaatcaaaaaatataaaatatggacATTTTGTACAAGGTTCTTTGCaataattagaaaatatgaaCTATGGACATAAAGTTTATTGCCAGTTTTGGTCCCTCAGTAAAGAAATATAATTCTGTTGACACACTTAAATGACATTCATGCAATCACCTCCACTACTCTATTTGTCATTCCACTGACTGTCTTAGGCCTTGGTAACACATTCCAGATTAATCAAGGAACAGATCTTCTAGTGGGGCCATCCATTCATGAAGGACAATAAATATTCTCACAGAAAGCAAGGCAGAAAGGAGATACAGGgcctgagaaaaggaaaagtaactCATTTTCAAAGGGTAGAAGGTCCACCAGGGACAAGAATCCATGACTGCAAATCCATAACTTAACATGGAAGGGACTCCTCTAGGACATCATCAGAtgtacgattttttttttttgacaccaTATAGTTTAAGACATGTAAGCCCCCTTAAGTGTAGTTAAAGAAATTTATCTTCTAGATTTTGACTACACAGGAAGCACTTGGGTAAAAGGAATAACTATAgccaaacaataataaaaatggtcACTTGCTTGTTATTCTattaaaaatgggaaattttAACTTTTCGTATACACTTCTATTAACTTTTAGTATAGCATTTAAATAATTACAAAGGATTATATTGTTTTTTAATATCCCCAAGACTTATAACTTATTTCAAAGATATTAAGCAAATActattatataaaatgttattttttcaaGTTATAAGAAATACCTTAGCATTAATTTTTGCCTATTATAATTGATTTATCCTTTTAAAAAGGTAACACTTAGTGGCTTACACAGTCAAACCACATGAGAtttttggattttaaaataactaaGAAGAGCAGATAGAACTTCATCTCATGAAGAACTCACAGTAAAGCATTTTTGCATACAGTTACACAGGATACGGCATGGGACAAATTAATCCCATTaccaaaaataattagaaaaccCACACAGAAACCAAGATTCTTCTTCCAGGTCATAAGCATGCTCCTAAGAATACCTGGTTCGTTACAGCAGTGTGGCAGGGATACAGCCACAGATAACAGATCATCTCCAGTTGAGTTCCTATGCATGGGCCTTACCTGCTGATCTCACTAAGCACTAACTGGATCCTACCCAGAACTCTCCTAAGGGCTTTTTAACTCTCCAGTCATTATAGTCCAAGAGTTCTTTTAACTCTTAAAGCATTCAAGTCCATACCCAAACAGCCCATTTACAGGGGTTTTATCATtgttaaaactaaaacaaaatttttttttcttaattaaaaaatacaaatccaGGACTAGAGAAATAGATCAGTGGTGaaaagcacttgatgctcttgcagagggcccaggttcccagcacccacattgtgtctCAAAACTGTGTAATTCAAGTTTCAATGATTCTGACACTCAATTCTAGCCTCGGCAAGCACtacatgaatgtggtacacatactttcaggcaaaacactcatacatataaaaacaaaaataaataaatattttttacaacattaaaaacccagaaccatgggctttttttcttaagatttgttcttatttgcctgtttgcctgtttgcttgcgtgcgtgcgtgcgtgcgtgcgtgcgtgcgtgtgtgtgtgtgtgtgtgcgcgcgcgcgcgcgcatgcatgaAGGTATGCACCTGTGTACAGGTGCTAGTAGAaaccagagggcatcagatcacctggagctagagttatgaTCTGCCTAACATGGATGCTGAggaagaactcttaaccactgagacattgcTCTAGCCCACAGACGTCTTAATTTTCAGTTCAGGGGATAGTACCGTCAGGCAGATTTTCTTAAGAGCTTCTGCAATAGGTTCTATTAGGTTATACCATCTAAGGTAAAGTTATGTGCAATTTAGGAATGCTTCCAAAGGACTTGTGGATCACTGTTAATATCACTGTTTGATACTAAACCACAACTGAGTAAGCACGCACAAACAACCACCAGGATTGAGATTTCAGTGGTGTTAAGTGCCCAGGAGCTTCCTTCAGAATAGAGACCCAGGCAAAAGCCATGGCAGAAAAACAGGGTCCCAGCTGCCTTGTTGTCAGTCtgggaaaatggagaagaaactGTGGCCAGCCTTGGAAGAATACAGACCCAGAAAATGAGAGCTAGTATAGCCTTTTCCTCTTGGCCTGACCAAGTTCTCTCCTACCAGGACAAAAAAGCTCAACAGGCCAATGAGAAGTTGTGTCAACTCAGTAAAGAAAAGACCAACGTTCAATGCCAGGACTGCCCCTGCCCCAATGGTGTACTGTCTGTGCCATACCTCAAGCCCAGCAGAAAGAGCAAGGTACTCAATTACCATAAGCCTTCAATCTGACTGAGACTCTTACCTACCTGCATCCTGACAACAATGGTGTAAGAATGTGATCATTCAAAGGCACTGTGATTGTTACACACCACCTGCAAGGACACCACAttgcaaagagaagaaaacagactcGCCAGGCCTAGTATTATAggtctgtaatttcagctccttgtgaaggagaagcaggaagatcatgatCAAAGCCAACCTCGGCTACAGTGAGactatcaaaataaaaactaaataatgctggggatacagctcagtggcagatcGTTTGCATACAACCATGTACTAGGCCCTACCTAAGATACTCTAATTCCCAGTACTccaaaaaggtaaaaagaaagcaggctcagaaatgactcagaaagatgttaaaaacaaaacaaaacaaaacaaaacaaagcaaccttATTTAAAATACTAACAGTATGTTCACTTGTGAATTCACAGCAGCTTTCATTACTGCACAACATGGAACCCATCAATAGTCTGGCAAGAATGGGCCTAACCCCTAGCTGAGGAGGTCATTTTTCTTAAGTGGAGCAGCCAATGGCAAGC
The nucleotide sequence above comes from Onychomys torridus chromosome 21, mOncTor1.1, whole genome shotgun sequence. Encoded proteins:
- the Acp1 gene encoding low molecular weight phosphotyrosine protein phosphatase isoform X2 produces the protein MAEVGSKSVLFVCLGNICRSPIAEAVFRKLVTDENVSDNWAIDSSAVSDWNVGRPPDPRAVSCLRNHGISTAHKARQITKEDFATFDYILCMDESNLRDLNRRSNQVKNCKAKIELLGSYDPQKQLIIEDPYYGNDSDFEVVYQQCLRCCKAFLEKTH
- the Acp1 gene encoding low molecular weight phosphotyrosine protein phosphatase isoform X1 — protein: MAEVGSKSVLFVCLGNICRSPIAEAVFRKLVTDENVSDNWRIDSAATSTYEVGNPPDYRGQSCMRKHGIPMNHVARQITKEDFATFDYILCMDESNLRDLNRRSNQVKNCKAKIELLGSYDPQKQLIIEDPYYGNDSDFEVVYQQCLRCCKAFLEKTH
- the Acp1 gene encoding low molecular weight phosphotyrosine protein phosphatase isoform X3, yielding MIKSPPGNICRSPIAEAVFRKLVTDENVSDNWRIDSAATSTYEVGNPPDYRGQSCMRKHGIPMNHVARQITKEDFATFDYILCMDESNLRDLNRRSNQVKNCKAKIELLGSYDPQKQLIIEDPYYGNDSDFEVVYQQCLRCCKAFLEKTH